The following are encoded together in the Candidatus Methylomirabilis oxygeniifera genome:
- the argD gene encoding acetylornithine transaminase (NAcOATase and DapATase), PLP-dependent (Evidence 2a : Function of homologous gene experimentally demonstrated in an other organism; PubMedId : 2199330, 7929012; Product type e : enzyme): MSATDELMAQAARWLANTYARFPVALVKGSGVRVWDAEGKAYLDFAAGIAVDVLGHCHPKVVEAIRVQAETLLHVSNLYYIEPQVRLARALSEQSFGGKVFFCNSGAEANEAAIKLARRYAKARWSSDRYEIVCMRDSFHGRTMATVTATGQAKYSQGFEPLLPGFKHIPFNDLPAAERAIDSRTCAVLVEPIQGEGGVRVPDDDYLPGLRQLCSEREVLLMLDEVQTGMGRTGRLFAYEHSGIEPDVMTLAKGLGGGLPIGAMIAKETVADAFVPGSHASTFGGNPFVATVAVAVLTEILDAQLPGHAAKIGAYFLERLQQLATRCPIVKEARGRGLMLALELTVPAKPIVERCLERGLLILVAGDQVLRFVPPLIIGEVEVDEAIRILDLALTEKSS, from the coding sequence ATGTCGGCGACCGATGAATTAATGGCGCAGGCGGCTCGCTGGCTGGCCAACACTTATGCCCGCTTTCCGGTGGCGCTGGTGAAGGGCAGCGGTGTGCGGGTCTGGGACGCTGAGGGCAAGGCGTATCTCGACTTCGCAGCCGGTATCGCCGTGGATGTCCTGGGTCACTGCCACCCCAAGGTGGTGGAAGCTATCAGGGTGCAGGCCGAGACGCTGCTGCACGTCTCGAACCTCTACTATATTGAGCCGCAGGTTCGATTGGCCCGCGCGCTGAGCGAACAGTCGTTTGGCGGCAAGGTCTTCTTCTGCAATAGCGGGGCGGAGGCGAATGAGGCGGCCATCAAACTGGCTCGCCGCTATGCCAAGGCGCGGTGGAGTTCCGACCGATACGAGATCGTCTGCATGCGGGACTCGTTCCATGGCCGGACGATGGCCACAGTGACCGCCACCGGTCAGGCCAAGTACAGCCAGGGTTTTGAGCCGCTCCTGCCGGGCTTCAAGCATATCCCGTTCAACGATCTGCCGGCGGCGGAGCGGGCGATCGACTCCCGGACCTGTGCTGTGCTGGTAGAGCCGATTCAGGGCGAGGGGGGCGTGAGAGTCCCGGACGACGACTACCTGCCTGGCCTTCGACAACTCTGTTCGGAGCGGGAGGTCCTCCTGATGCTGGATGAGGTCCAGACAGGGATGGGGCGGACCGGGCGCCTCTTCGCCTATGAGCACTCCGGAATCGAACCCGACGTCATGACGCTCGCCAAGGGGTTGGGCGGGGGACTGCCGATCGGCGCCATGATCGCAAAGGAGACCGTTGCTGATGCCTTTGTACCGGGCAGTCACGCGTCGACCTTCGGCGGTAACCCGTTTGTGGCGACCGTGGCCGTGGCTGTTCTGACTGAGATCCTCGACGCGCAGTTGCCGGGGCACGCGGCAAAGATCGGCGCCTATTTCCTCGAACGCCTGCAGCAACTGGCTACGCGATGCCCTATTGTGAAAGAGGCGCGCGGCAGGGGACTGATGCTCGCATTGGAGCTGACGGTACCCGCGAAACCGATCGTCGAACGCTGCCTTGAGCGCGGCCTGCTGATTCTGGTTGCGGGAGACCAGGTCCTGCGTTTCGTGCCGCCGCTGATTATCGGCGAGGTTGAGGTCGATGAGGCGATACGTATTCTCGATCTGGCTCTGACGGAGAAATCGTCATGA
- a CDS encoding conserved protein of unknown function (Evidence 4 : Homologs of previously reported genes of unknown function) translates to MRAVIDTNVLLAGLLNGNGGSARIIGRFRDGDFDLVISRAVFREYVDVIHVFDNAIPAHKSEELLELIFERAVKVQPVATSGLCKDRDDEKFLEAALAGRADYIVTKNRKDFPHNFTTPQIVGVGGFLKAIEHVKGMS, encoded by the coding sequence GTGAGGGCGGTCATCGACACCAATGTCTTGCTTGCGGGTCTCCTCAACGGTAACGGCGGATCGGCCAGGATTATCGGGCGGTTTCGGGACGGCGACTTCGATCTGGTGATATCTCGCGCGGTGTTTCGTGAATATGTGGACGTGATCCATGTATTTGACAATGCCATTCCGGCCCACAAATCCGAGGAATTGCTGGAGTTAATATTCGAGAGGGCGGTAAAAGTGCAACCAGTGGCCACGAGCGGTCTGTGTAAAGACCGGGATGACGAAAAGTTCCTTGAAGCGGCGCTTGCCGGCAGGGCTGATTACATAGTGACAAAAAACAGAAAAGACTTCCCGCACAACTTCACGACACCACAAATTGTCGGCGTCGGCGGGTTTCTCAAGGCGATCGAGCACGTCAAAGGTATGTCCTGA
- a CDS encoding putative Transcription regulator, SpoVT/AbrB family (Evidence 3 : Function proposed based on presence of conserved amino acid motif, structural feature or limited homology) — protein sequence MSMVKVKKFAQVTIPAAVRRKAHIEEGDYVDIRYQDNVIVIVPKRVSDRGVDWDKRFDDALSAVRNAAAHAGITEKDIDKAVKKVRQGTRM from the coding sequence ATGTCGATGGTCAAGGTCAAAAAATTCGCTCAGGTCACCATCCCAGCCGCCGTACGGCGCAAGGCCCACATTGAAGAAGGGGATTACGTGGATATTCGCTACCAGGACAACGTGATTGTCATCGTGCCCAAGCGGGTGAGCGACAGAGGGGTAGATTGGGATAAGAGATTCGACGATGCCTTGAGCGCAGTTCGCAATGCGGCAGCACACGCCGGCATCACAGAGAAAGACATCGATAAGGCGGTGAAGAAAGTCCGGCAGGGGACGCGCATGTGA
- a CDS encoding conserved hypothetical protein; putative glucose-inhibited division protein (gid) (Evidence 4 : Homologs of previously reported genes of unknown function) → MTEIVVVGGGLAGSEAAWQAAERGAHVRLYEMRPAYPTPAHRTDRLAELVCSNSLKSDSPDDCHGLLKRELTAYGSVIMTAARAHAVPAGSALAVDRDAFAAEVTARLAHHPRITIVRDEVKAIPEERPVIIATGPLTSERLAGALRDRFVNYPASVDSSVDTQDLLYFYDAISPIIAGDTIDRTVTFAASRYDKGGDDYLNCPMTREEYRLFWQSIRTAELAPIHSFEEARYFEGCLPIEVLAARGEDALRFGPMKPVGLIDPRTGRRPCAVVQLRLENREGTMYNIVGFQTRLKWGEQHRILRTIPGLGGAEFLRYGSIHRNTFINAPTLLRETMQLKGDPGILLAGQLTGVEGYLESAGSGLLAGINAVKLVHGETPVVLPPTTALGSLIRHICHADALTFQPMNVNFGLLPPLDQLIRAKRDRRQALAARALRNLPDLA, encoded by the coding sequence GTGACAGAGATTGTTGTAGTTGGCGGAGGCTTGGCCGGAAGCGAAGCGGCCTGGCAGGCGGCGGAGCGGGGCGCCCATGTTCGCCTCTACGAGATGCGTCCGGCCTACCCCACACCCGCCCACAGGACCGACCGATTAGCCGAACTGGTCTGCAGCAACTCCCTGAAGTCGGATTCGCCGGACGATTGCCACGGCCTGTTAAAGCGGGAACTGACCGCGTATGGGTCGGTAATTATGACCGCCGCCCGGGCGCACGCCGTCCCAGCGGGATCGGCGCTGGCCGTTGATCGTGACGCCTTCGCCGCCGAGGTGACTGCCAGGCTTGCGCACCACCCGCGCATTACTATTGTTCGGGACGAGGTCAAGGCCATACCGGAAGAGAGGCCGGTGATTATTGCTACCGGTCCGTTGACCTCCGAGCGGCTGGCCGGCGCGCTGCGCGATCGATTCGTGAACTATCCGGCATCGGTAGACTCGTCCGTCGATACGCAGGATCTGCTCTATTTCTATGACGCCATCTCACCCATCATCGCTGGGGATACTATTGACCGGACCGTGACGTTTGCCGCCTCTCGCTACGACAAGGGAGGGGACGATTATCTGAATTGTCCGATGACCCGGGAGGAGTATCGCCTCTTTTGGCAGTCAATCAGGACGGCGGAGTTGGCGCCGATCCACTCGTTCGAGGAGGCGCGATATTTTGAAGGGTGTCTCCCGATCGAGGTGTTGGCGGCTCGGGGCGAGGATGCCTTGCGGTTCGGACCGATGAAACCGGTAGGCCTGATCGATCCCAGGACCGGACGTCGGCCCTGCGCCGTCGTACAACTCCGACTGGAGAACCGGGAAGGGACGATGTACAATATAGTGGGGTTTCAGACCCGCCTGAAGTGGGGCGAGCAGCACCGGATCCTCCGAACGATTCCCGGGCTGGGCGGCGCCGAATTCCTCAGATATGGCTCGATCCACCGCAATACCTTTATCAATGCACCGACACTACTCCGGGAGACGATGCAGTTGAAAGGCGACCCAGGGATCTTGCTGGCCGGGCAGCTTACCGGCGTGGAGGGATACCTGGAATCGGCCGGGAGCGGCTTGTTGGCCGGGATCAACGCGGTCAAACTCGTACACGGCGAGACACCGGTCGTGCTGCCGCCGACGACAGCCCTCGGGTCCCTCATCCGTCACATCTGCCACGCGGACGCCCTCACCTTCCAGCCGATGAACGTCAACTTCGGCCTCCTCCCGCCGCTCGACCAGCTGATCCGCGCCAAGCGCGACCGGCGCCAGGCCCTTGCCGCCCGAGCCCTCCGTAACCTGCCTGATCTCGCATGA
- a CDS encoding protein of unknown function (Evidence 5 : No homology to any previously reported sequences) yields the protein MLGLHVRWRHHHLYTTSTSHHTTYSTAEGCAPQTEETVTTTAAFGPAWICIGDDGGDKIYPNCSPGFPFEIIAGSVNYNTNTHTETYVCSADPAAIPTLSEWAQLDMAALLVGGGLLAIRRQAKG from the coding sequence GTGCTGGGATTGCATGTTCGGTGGCGACACCACCACCTATATACCACCTCCACCTCACACCATACGACCTACAGCACCGCCGAGGGCTGCGCGCCGCAGACCGAGGAGACCGTAACAACCACCGCGGCGTTCGGACCCGCGTGGATCTGCATCGGCGATGATGGAGGGGATAAGATCTACCCGAACTGCAGCCCGGGATTCCCCTTCGAGATCATAGCGGGCTCCGTCAATTACAACACGAATACGCACACGGAGACGTATGTGTGCAGTGCCGATCCGGCCGCCATCCCCACCCTCTCCGAATGGGCGCAGCTCGACATGGCCGCCCTGCTGGTCGGCGGCGGCCTGCTGGCGATACGAAGACAGGCTAAAGGCTGA
- the xerC gene encoding Tyrosine recombinase xerC, with amino-acid sequence MFCLDLSTYSSYRTEQAQTRVEQMLEQIEAYLLYLQAERAASPHTLKNYAIDLQQFRTFLRAGESSQLEPTVSAVERPVVRDTGRGDALHRQIKPGEIDVLAIRAFVADLHRRGIARSSIARKLATLRSFFRYLCREGVVAANPAKLVSTPKLPKRLPAYLTVDEVDRLLASPGEQDLPGARDLAILELFYASGIRLSELTGLDVRDVDIREGLVRVKGKGGKERIVPVGSKAIVALRRYLDRRSDLIHESKRVAPESVALFLNRQGGRLSQRSIARIVLKHLNQSGVGPKITPHGLRHSYATHLLQAGADLRAIQELLGHSRLSTTQRYTHLNLDHLMAVYDKAHPRA; translated from the coding sequence ATGTTTTGCCTTGATCTTTCGACCTATTCCTCGTATCGTACCGAACAGGCGCAGACGCGGGTTGAGCAGATGCTGGAACAGATCGAGGCGTACCTGTTGTATCTTCAGGCGGAGCGAGCAGCGTCCCCGCATACGCTGAAGAACTATGCGATCGACTTGCAGCAGTTCCGGACGTTTCTTAGGGCCGGCGAGTCATCGCAGTTGGAACCTACCGTAAGCGCGGTCGAACGACCTGTTGTCAGAGATACAGGACGAGGGGATGCCCTGCACCGGCAGATCAAGCCGGGTGAGATCGACGTGCTGGCGATCAGGGCCTTCGTGGCGGATCTACATAGAAGGGGGATCGCGCGAAGCAGCATCGCGCGGAAGCTTGCGACCCTGCGATCGTTCTTCCGATACCTGTGCCGGGAGGGTGTTGTTGCTGCGAATCCGGCGAAGCTGGTATCCACCCCGAAGCTGCCGAAGCGGCTTCCGGCCTATCTGACCGTGGACGAGGTTGATCGGCTCTTGGCGTCGCCTGGCGAACAGGATCTCCCTGGCGCCCGCGATTTGGCGATTCTGGAACTCTTTTATGCCTCGGGCATCAGATTGAGCGAGCTGACGGGATTAGATGTACGGGATGTAGATATCCGAGAGGGTCTTGTTCGGGTAAAAGGTAAGGGGGGTAAGGAGCGGATCGTTCCAGTAGGGTCGAAGGCGATCGTTGCTCTGAGGCGCTATCTCGATAGGCGGAGCGATCTGATCCATGAATCGAAGCGAGTAGCCCCCGAGTCTGTCGCGTTGTTCCTCAACCGACAAGGCGGCCGCTTGAGCCAGCGGAGCATTGCTCGAATCGTCTTAAAACACCTGAATCAGAGCGGTGTGGGGCCGAAGATCACGCCTCATGGGCTGCGTCACAGCTATGCCACGCACCTGCTTCAGGCTGGAGCCGATCTCCGCGCAATTCAGGAACTGCTGGGGCATTCACGGCTCTCGACGACCCAGCGGTATACCCACCTGAATCTGGATCACCTGATGGCGGTTTACGATAAGGCGCATCCGAGAGCCTAA
- the hslU gene encoding ATPase component of the HslUV protease, also functions as molecular chaperone; heat shock protein (Evidence 2a : Function of homologous gene experimentally demonstrated in an other organism; PubMedId : 8244018; Product type e : enzyme) — protein sequence MEQLTPRQIVAELDKYIIGQKEAKRAVAIALRNRWRRQKLPAELRDEVAPKNIIMIGPTGVGKTEIARRLAKLVDAPFIKVEASKYTEVGYVGRDVESMVRDLTELAVDMVKAERIKGVQERARELAEERLLDLLLPVSRMPTTPGVEQTLDASTVTSAAETREKLRKRLHEGKLDDRTVELEVKDRAMPMVEIFSGAGMEGMDINMKEMLGSLLPQRTKRRKVKIREAQRILAQEEADKLIDVDEVRSEAVRRVEDSGIVFLDEIDKIAGRDSGHGPDVSRQGVQRDLLPIVEGCTVNTKYGLVRTDHILFIAAGAFHVSKPSDLIPELQGRFPLRVELASLTQDDFVRILTEPQNALIKQYTALLETEEVTLDFTEDAIQELAATACAVNQATENIGARRLYTILERLLDEISFEAPAMQGAQVTINAAYVRERLQEIVKSEDLSRYIL from the coding sequence ATGGAACAGTTGACACCGCGACAGATTGTGGCCGAGCTGGATAAATATATTATCGGTCAGAAGGAAGCAAAACGGGCCGTTGCGATTGCGCTGCGCAATCGGTGGCGGCGGCAGAAGCTTCCGGCGGAGCTGCGGGATGAGGTGGCGCCGAAGAACATTATTATGATCGGCCCGACAGGAGTGGGTAAGACCGAGATTGCCCGCCGTCTTGCCAAACTGGTTGATGCCCCGTTTATCAAGGTGGAGGCCAGCAAGTACACCGAAGTAGGCTACGTCGGACGCGACGTCGAATCGATGGTGCGGGATCTGACCGAACTGGCGGTGGATATGGTGAAGGCGGAAAGAATCAAGGGGGTCCAGGAGCGGGCGAGGGAGCTGGCAGAAGAGCGGCTCCTGGATCTGCTGTTGCCCGTCAGCAGGATGCCGACAACCCCCGGCGTCGAGCAAACCTTGGACGCGAGCACAGTCACCTCGGCGGCAGAGACTCGCGAAAAACTCAGGAAGCGGCTGCACGAGGGGAAGCTGGACGACCGCACTGTAGAGTTAGAGGTCAAGGATCGCGCGATGCCGATGGTGGAGATTTTCAGCGGCGCCGGCATGGAGGGGATGGACATCAATATGAAGGAGATGCTGGGGAGCCTGTTGCCCCAGCGGACCAAGCGACGCAAGGTCAAGATTCGGGAAGCCCAGCGGATTCTTGCCCAGGAAGAGGCCGATAAGCTGATCGATGTGGACGAGGTAAGGTCGGAAGCGGTTCGCCGCGTCGAGGACTCCGGAATCGTCTTCCTGGATGAGATCGATAAGATCGCCGGTCGCGATTCGGGTCACGGCCCGGATGTTTCGCGCCAGGGTGTGCAACGCGACCTTTTACCGATTGTCGAGGGGTGCACGGTCAACACCAAGTATGGCCTGGTACGGACCGATCACATCCTGTTTATTGCAGCCGGCGCGTTCCATGTCTCCAAACCGTCGGACCTGATTCCGGAGTTGCAGGGGCGCTTCCCGCTACGTGTAGAACTGGCCAGTCTTACACAAGATGACTTCGTCAGGATCCTTACAGAGCCGCAAAATGCCCTGATCAAGCAGTATACCGCGCTTCTGGAGACAGAGGAGGTCACGCTGGACTTTACCGAAGATGCCATTCAGGAGCTTGCGGCTACCGCATGCGCCGTCAATCAGGCGACTGAGAATATCGGTGCCCGCCGCTTGTACACCATTCTGGAGCGGCTGCTGGATGAAATCTCGTTTGAGGCGCCTGCCATGCAAGGAGCCCAGGTGACGATCAATGCTGCGTATGTTCGTGAGCGGCTTCAGGAGATCGTCAAGAGCGAGGACCTGAGCCGTTATATTCTGTAA
- the argB gene encoding acetylglutamate kinase (NAG kinase) (AGK) (N-acetyl-L-glutamate 5-phosphotransferase) (Evidence 2a : Function of homologous gene experimentally demonstrated in an other organism; Product type e : enzyme) — MGQRKTLEVRRGIDKANVLIEALPYIKTFAGKTVVIKYGGAAMTDEALKRSVALDVILMRYVGMQPVVVHGGGPEISRAMERAGLKPTFISGFRVTDRETMKIVEMVMVGQINQELVALINSSGGSAVGLSGKDGGLIRAKKAGPAAAAEPPTGAAEPQIDLGFVGEIVAVDERVLLALERDGFTPVVAPTGVDEAGVTYNINADLAAGAIASALQAEKLIFLTDTDGILDKDDALIPTLNRHRVEQLIADGVISGGMLPKVQACLTALDKGVEKTHIVNGTIPHALLLEFFTSEGVGTEIVA; from the coding sequence GTGGGGCAGCGGAAGACGTTAGAGGTCCGGCGCGGAATCGATAAGGCAAATGTCCTGATCGAGGCGCTGCCGTACATCAAGACATTTGCCGGGAAGACGGTCGTCATCAAGTACGGCGGCGCGGCGATGACGGATGAGGCGCTCAAGCGGTCGGTGGCGCTGGACGTCATTCTCATGCGATACGTCGGGATGCAACCGGTTGTTGTCCACGGCGGCGGCCCTGAGATCAGCAGGGCGATGGAGCGGGCAGGACTGAAGCCGACCTTTATCTCCGGATTTCGGGTGACCGACCGGGAGACGATGAAGATCGTTGAGATGGTGATGGTGGGCCAGATCAATCAGGAACTGGTGGCGCTTATCAACAGCAGCGGCGGGTCGGCCGTCGGCCTTTCAGGCAAGGACGGCGGGTTGATCCGGGCGAAGAAGGCCGGTCCGGCTGCGGCCGCTGAGCCTCCAACTGGTGCGGCCGAGCCGCAGATCGATCTGGGGTTTGTTGGCGAGATTGTTGCTGTTGACGAACGGGTTCTACTTGCCCTGGAGCGCGACGGATTCACGCCGGTGGTGGCCCCAACCGGCGTCGATGAGGCGGGCGTGACATACAACATCAATGCCGATCTGGCGGCCGGCGCAATCGCGTCGGCCCTGCAAGCGGAAAAGCTCATCTTCCTGACCGACACCGACGGTATTCTGGACAAGGATGACGCCCTTATTCCTACGCTGAACAGGCACAGGGTGGAGCAACTTATCGCCGATGGCGTCATCTCGGGGGGGATGCTGCCAAAGGTTCAGGCCTGTCTGACGGCGTTGGACAAAGGGGTTGAGAAGACGCATATCGTCAACGGCACCATTCCCCATGCCCTTCTGCTGGAGTTTTTCACATCGGAGGGGGTCGGTACGGAGATCGTGGCGTAG
- a CDS encoding membrane protein of unknown function (Evidence 5 : No homology to any previously reported sequences) produces MLLRAGGAFLILALLWIVLASLYTQLLAAFARPLIPSIESSPGTRYLVEGTRIIAQRPLMRQTITNVTTSRTPLHETSADYPIALLAALVLATPGWSLTRRGRVLAVTVGLLILTQFLSFLINIEYTKLWPQKTAVGLVVSTDYSKAKMILFDWLYAFSEFMGRGFFALLLYFGAITLVWGRPEDRILDATVGRNAPCPCGSGLKAKRCCGG; encoded by the coding sequence GTGCTCCTGCGGGCGGGGGGTGCGTTTCTCATCCTGGCCCTGCTGTGGATAGTGCTTGCGTCTCTGTATACGCAGCTCTTGGCCGCGTTCGCCCGTCCCCTGATCCCCTCGATCGAATCCTCGCCTGGTACCCGCTACCTCGTGGAGGGGACCCGGATCATCGCACAGCGTCCGCTCATGCGGCAAACGATCACGAATGTGACGACGAGCCGTACGCCCCTGCATGAGACCTCCGCCGACTATCCCATCGCGCTGCTGGCCGCGCTCGTGCTTGCGACACCAGGCTGGTCGCTCACGCGACGGGGCCGGGTCTTGGCTGTGACTGTGGGCCTGCTCATCCTGACCCAATTCCTCTCGTTCCTCATCAATATCGAGTACACGAAGCTGTGGCCACAGAAGACCGCCGTCGGCCTCGTCGTCTCGACCGATTACTCGAAGGCGAAGATGATTCTGTTCGATTGGCTGTATGCCTTCTCAGAGTTTATGGGCCGCGGCTTCTTTGCGCTGTTGCTGTACTTCGGAGCGATTACCCTGGTCTGGGGCCGCCCGGAGGACCGGATACTCGACGCTACGGTCGGAAGGAACGCGCCCTGCCCCTGTGGGAGCGGGCTGAAGGCTAAGCGATGCTGCGGAGGGTAA
- the hslV gene encoding ATP-dependent protease hslV (protease subunit of a proteasome-like degradation complex) (Evidence 2a : Function of homologous gene experimentally demonstrated in an other organism; PubMedId : 12646382, 7682410, 8244018; Product type e : enzyme): MVAGDGQVSFGETVMKQTARKVRRLWNDRVIAGFAGAAADAFALQSRFEAKLEAFSGNLPRAAVELAKDWRTDRALRRLEALLVAVDREHSLVISGTGDVIEPDDGVVGIGSGGQYAVAAARALIGFSELDARRIAEEAMKIAASICVYTNDTITIEEL; this comes from the coding sequence GTGGTGGCCGGGGACGGACAGGTCTCCTTTGGCGAGACCGTGATGAAGCAGACTGCCCGCAAGGTCCGTCGGCTGTGGAACGATCGGGTGATCGCCGGTTTTGCCGGCGCTGCGGCCGATGCGTTTGCCCTCCAATCGAGGTTTGAGGCGAAACTCGAGGCGTTCAGCGGCAACCTACCGCGCGCTGCGGTTGAGTTGGCGAAGGATTGGCGCACCGACCGGGCCCTCCGCCGATTAGAGGCGTTGTTGGTGGCGGTCGACAGGGAGCATTCGCTGGTCATTTCGGGGACGGGGGACGTGATCGAGCCAGACGACGGGGTGGTCGGCATCGGCTCCGGTGGGCAGTACGCGGTTGCCGCAGCTCGAGCCCTTATCGGCTTCTCAGAGCTTGATGCGAGAAGGATTGCCGAGGAGGCGATGAAGATCGCCGCCTCTATCTGCGTCTATACGAACGATACGATTACGATTGAAGAGCTATAA
- a CDS encoding conserved protein of unknown function (Evidence 4 : Homologs of previously reported genes of unknown function): MTTTHDNPPKIARILDLPALLENKSYFLLGPRQTGKTFLIRHALQGTRVYDLLDSSIYLALSRRPERIAQELTPHDRVVVIDEIQRLPELLNEVHRLIEERGIRFLLTGSSARKLRRGGVNLLGGRARTTHLHPLTYRELGRRFDLIRAVERGLLPSIYFSDDPRADLQAYAGSYLQQEIVAEGMTRNVPAFSRFLRVAALCNGTIVNFTNVANDAQVARTTVYEYFEILQDTLVLHELPAWRRSKKRKPVASSKYYFFDIGVVAALQGREYRPGTPEFGEAFETYVMHELLSYRDYVFGEPLSYWRSTSGFEVDFIIGDHTAVEVKAKEHLSPQDLKSLLALAEEKNLKRYLCVSLEPRPRTIGQVTALPFREFLEQLWSGAYT; encoded by the coding sequence ATGACGACGACACATGACAACCCACCCAAAATAGCACGCATCCTGGATCTTCCTGCTCTGCTGGAGAACAAATCCTATTTCCTTCTAGGGCCACGGCAGACGGGAAAGACATTTTTGATTCGTCACGCCTTGCAAGGTACGCGGGTCTACGATCTGCTGGACAGCTCAATCTATCTGGCGCTCAGTCGCAGACCCGAGCGCATCGCACAGGAACTCACCCCGCACGACCGCGTGGTCGTCATCGATGAGATTCAACGCCTGCCTGAACTGCTGAACGAGGTGCACCGCCTCATCGAAGAGCGCGGCATACGTTTTTTGCTCACCGGCTCCAGCGCGCGCAAGCTCCGTCGCGGCGGCGTCAACCTCTTGGGAGGGCGCGCGCGCACAACGCACCTTCATCCGCTCACATACCGGGAACTGGGCCGACGGTTCGATCTGATCCGCGCCGTTGAACGCGGGCTGCTCCCATCGATCTACTTTTCGGACGATCCGCGCGCCGATCTCCAAGCCTATGCGGGATCGTATCTTCAGCAAGAGATCGTCGCCGAAGGAATGACCCGTAACGTTCCAGCCTTCAGCCGTTTTCTCCGAGTGGCCGCCCTGTGTAATGGAACGATCGTAAACTTTACGAATGTCGCCAATGATGCCCAAGTGGCACGTACAACAGTGTACGAATACTTCGAGATTCTTCAGGATACGCTGGTGCTCCACGAACTGCCCGCGTGGCGCCGGTCAAAGAAAAGAAAGCCTGTGGCGTCCTCGAAGTATTACTTTTTCGACATCGGGGTGGTCGCAGCGCTGCAAGGTCGCGAGTATCGACCCGGCACCCCTGAGTTCGGCGAGGCGTTCGAGACCTACGTCATGCACGAACTGCTCAGTTATCGTGACTATGTCTTCGGAGAGCCGCTCAGCTACTGGCGATCCACGTCGGGATTTGAGGTAGATTTTATCATCGGCGATCATACGGCGGTGGAGGTGAAGGCAAAAGAACACCTGTCGCCACAGGACCTGAAATCGCTGCTGGCACTGGCGGAGGAAAAGAACTTAAAGCGCTATCTCTGTGTGAGTCTTGAGCCGCGTCCACGAACCATCGGACAAGTGACTGCGCTTCCGTTCAGGGAGTTCCTGGAGCAACTGTGGAGTGGAGCGTATACTTAA
- a CDS encoding transposase (fragment), which produces MRRRLDRDWERMLTFYQLSKEHWVHLRTSNPIESPFAALRLRTDAAKRFKKVENATAVLWKMLLVA; this is translated from the coding sequence GTGCGCCGGCGGCTCGATCGGGACTGGGAGCGGATGCTGACCTTCTACCAGCTTTCCAAGGAGCACTGGGTGCACCTGCGGACCAGTAATCCGATCGAGTCGCCCTTTGCCGCCTTGCGGCTCAGGACCGATGCGGCGAAACGCTTCAAGAAGGTGGAGAATGCCACCGCGGTTCTCTGGAAGATGCTGCTGGTGGCCTGA